In Senegalia massiliensis, a single genomic region encodes these proteins:
- a CDS encoding tetratricopeptide repeat protein encodes MKTIEEYFESKTDNIYFIELKNKEQLEVKGIELDETIPYPLIVKNLAKEIKSNKEVEELKVKYMVDGIIYLLGIDPKFKHKEKYLEFLYSYDSNIKGYILSEGIKKLNDNKIDEALIYLRSLLNIDRENVKALYSYGLALENKSIEFYNKNESQSGNIFFKKSTYMFETILDIDPSFSLAYYKLGYHYRNSKQFKKSEIIWEKFVNMTSMNELIDEVKLQLEAMKDDVRYEEGYNLVLIGKANEGLEKLLPLVEDHGDWWNLLFFVGLAYRQLGMYSEAVSYFEKVLIFEANQIDTLNELGLCYANLEKYTQAINKFDKALELKPKESEILCNRGMTYLQMNNLKKAEIDIERAFELNPEDEVTKACMIEIDKRKE; translated from the coding sequence ATGAAAACTATAGAAGAGTATTTTGAATCAAAAACAGATAATATTTATTTTATTGAATTGAAAAACAAAGAACAATTAGAAGTTAAAGGAATAGAGCTAGATGAAACTATACCTTATCCTTTAATTGTAAAAAACTTAGCAAAAGAAATAAAAAGTAATAAAGAAGTAGAAGAACTTAAAGTTAAATATATGGTGGATGGGATTATATATTTACTTGGTATAGATCCTAAATTTAAGCATAAAGAAAAATATTTAGAATTTTTGTATTCATATGATTCTAATATTAAAGGATATATATTATCAGAAGGTATAAAAAAATTAAATGATAATAAAATAGATGAAGCCCTTATATATTTAAGAAGTTTACTAAATATAGATAGAGAAAATGTAAAAGCATTATATAGTTATGGATTAGCTTTGGAAAATAAATCTATAGAATTCTATAATAAAAATGAAAGTCAATCAGGAAATATATTTTTTAAAAAATCAACTTATATGTTTGAAACTATATTAGATATAGATCCAAGCTTTAGTCTTGCTTATTATAAATTAGGATATCACTATAGAAATAGTAAGCAATTTAAGAAGTCAGAAATTATATGGGAAAAATTTGTTAATATGACTTCAATGAATGAATTAATAGATGAAGTAAAATTACAATTAGAAGCTATGAAAGATGATGTTAGATATGAAGAAGGATATAACTTAGTGTTGATAGGAAAAGCTAATGAGGGATTAGAAAAGTTACTTCCGTTGGTAGAAGATCATGGAGATTGGTGGAATTTGTTATTTTTTGTAGGACTTGCTTATAGACAACTTGGAATGTATAGTGAGGCTGTAAGTTATTTTGAGAAGGTATTGATATTTGAAGCTAATCAAATAGATACTTTAAATGAGCTTGGATTATGTTATGCAAATTTAGAAAAATATACACAAGCTATAAATAAGTTTGACAAAGCATTGGAATTAAAACCTAAAGAATCAGAAATATTATGCAATAGAGGAATGACATATTTACAAATGAATAATCTAAAAAAAGCGGAAATAGATATAGAAAGAGCATTTGAATTAAATCCTGAAGATGAAGTAACTAAAGCTTGTATGATAGAAATAGATAAAAGAAAAGAGTAA
- a CDS encoding GNAT family N-acetyltransferase, which produces MNLQFRSMDKKDILVVYEFFNDLKEEKAEVTFVDINSKDQVKQMLEDKNNYLYICEEEGELIAVFRGIRGKGKENHSAFLTLAVRKKLRGKKIAQSLTEFGLKDMKNNGIKIVRAYVYNDNYASLNTLLKLRFSISGSVHMDHYDETKGHYVDDIIFHKIL; this is translated from the coding sequence ATGAACTTGCAATTTAGAAGTATGGATAAAAAAGATATTTTAGTTGTATATGAGTTTTTTAATGATTTAAAAGAAGAGAAGGCAGAGGTTACATTTGTAGATATAAACTCTAAAGATCAAGTAAAACAAATGTTAGAAGATAAAAATAATTATTTGTATATTTGTGAAGAGGAAGGAGAGTTAATAGCAGTATTTAGGGGGATAAGAGGAAAAGGTAAAGAAAACCATAGTGCGTTTTTAACTTTAGCAGTAAGAAAAAAATTAAGAGGTAAAAAGATTGCTCAAAGCCTTACTGAATTTGGATTAAAAGATATGAAAAATAATGGTATAAAAATAGTTCGAGCATATGTTTATAATGATAATTATGCATCACTAAATACTTTATTAAAATTAAGATTTAGCATATCAGGTTCTGTTCATATGGATCATTATGATGAAACTAAAGGGCATTATGTAGACGATATAATATTTCATAAAATTTTATAG
- a CDS encoding bifunctional enoyl-CoA hydratase/phosphate acetyltransferase, whose protein sequence is MQTIKELIKKSQNQKTKKLAIAACEDKELLKAIVEAAELDIIDPILIGDIIKTQLIAKELNLNIEKYKKIKTKDIRESAMTAVKLIKAGEADFIMKGLIDTSILLKEVLNKEYGLREENLLSHVMIYEIPSYHKLLALTDGGMNINPSVEERISIIKNGTNALMRLGYKKVNVACLSAKEKVNPKMQSTVDAKNIEELWKKESVQNVIVEGPLALDLAISKSAAQTKGFESNIAGETDILLVPNIEMGNGIGKSLTYFAKAKSAGVIMGAKVPIVLVSRADDYETKLNSIALGSVIS, encoded by the coding sequence ATGCAGACAATTAAAGAGTTAATAAAGAAAAGTCAAAATCAAAAAACAAAAAAGCTTGCTATTGCAGCATGTGAAGATAAAGAATTATTAAAAGCTATAGTGGAAGCTGCAGAATTAGATATTATAGATCCTATATTGATTGGAGATATAATAAAAACACAGTTAATTGCAAAAGAATTAAATCTTAATATAGAAAAATATAAAAAAATAAAAACCAAAGATATAAGAGAGTCAGCAATGACTGCTGTAAAACTTATAAAAGCAGGTGAAGCTGATTTTATAATGAAGGGTTTAATTGACACTTCAATATTACTAAAAGAAGTTTTAAATAAAGAATATGGATTGAGAGAAGAGAATTTATTAAGTCATGTAATGATATACGAAATACCTAGTTATCATAAATTACTTGCATTAACAGATGGAGGTATGAATATAAATCCTAGTGTAGAAGAAAGAATATCTATAATAAAAAATGGAACAAATGCATTAATGAGATTAGGATATAAAAAAGTTAATGTAGCATGTCTTTCTGCCAAAGAAAAGGTGAATCCTAAAATGCAATCTACTGTTGATGCAAAAAATATAGAAGAATTATGGAAAAAAGAATCTGTTCAAAATGTTATTGTAGAAGGACCTTTAGCATTAGACTTAGCTATATCAAAATCAGCAGCTCAGACTAAAGGGTTCGAAAGTAATATTGCAGGTGAAACTGATATTTTGCTTGTACCTAATATAGAAATGGGGAATGGTATAGGTAAAAGTTTGACTTATTTTGCTAAAGCAAAATCTGCAGGTGTTATAATGGGAGCAAAAGTACCTATAGTATTAGTATCAAGAGCAGATGACTATGAAACAAAATTAAACTCAATTGCACTAGGTAGCGTAATATCTTAA